In Harmonia axyridis chromosome 6, icHarAxyr1.1, whole genome shotgun sequence, a single window of DNA contains:
- the LOC123683140 gene encoding uncharacterized protein LOC123683140, with the protein MKLSKPATSTASVVSNHPMTNIKLPDIKLIEFNGSYDKWTQFQETFDALINQNKMLTDIQRFFYLQGSLKGEAAQIIASLNATEANYKIAWDLLRERYQNRKAIINSHMKAIFDLPNIPRESHSLLRKFLDEFQKHFRSLKSLGENVDEWHTILIFLLSSKLDSSTRKEWEIFINDNNTPKIENFLSFLAQRCSLLESLDTKAYTSDPNNIFNKKSREIRSYSHLSTKNNLCPLCNQSHFIYSCKEFLDIPIEKRFAEIKRLRLCSNCLRPGHSNYSCRSKYSCRFCRKKHHTLLHDNSNDTSKTRIHNQPSSNQSHTHQESNLPTENISENLHTHSVASQVSHCTYTILSTAILNILDRNGKTIKCRALLDSGSQSNFITKKLFDKLNLGYTSVNIPISGLSQNLINISKRATIQSQSICNNYTFKLPYLIIDKITGLTPQQKIPLSHFKFPGNICLADPTFHIPSDIDMLLGAGIFFDLLSSGQIKLGKGLPILQETKLGWIISGPLSILPPASTNSSFLSTSKNIQLQDFWQIEENFAGQQFSTKEEAECESHFSETFTRDNTGRFTVSLPLKENYPKLGDSEETAINRFHAIERKLDKNPELKAQYSEFIAQYQNLGHMTKINRNHQSQYPIYYLPHHSVMKHDSTTTKLRVVFDASARTTSGISLNDVLKVGPTIQNDLFTIILRFRQHNFVLIGDISMMYRQVNINPEQRSLQRILWRDHPNQELSHYELNTVTYGTASASFLSTRCLKQIALENQITFPVESNIISNDFYVDDLLTGAETTENLILIRKNLVNMLKGAGFELRKFSSNEPTILTDLCGPEGNSIKHLVNESQSTKTLGISWNSTSDCFIYNSQLSLDYPNPVTKRNILSTISQIFDPLGLLGPVIVQAKILLQQLWLANLNWDDPIPTNLYKAWIHFCKQLQRAKILEIPRHVIQGEPISVQIHGFCDASIQAYGACIYLRSQNRNGHIQTNLLCAKSRVAPLKTISLPRLELSGALLVSKLVKKVIQSMNLNFESVYYWTDSTIVLAWLSAEPRTWKTFVSNRISEIQGLSDTNNWNHVPSKENPADIISRGINPTDLEGADLWWHGPHFLSKSSDNWPQERHISNYSRTASTLDEYNQNNTFMLMSGDNFIFERFSNYSKMIRVITYCLRFAKKSRGKQDTEIKSLKINPFEWQNTENLLLKLVQAQCFTDDLKDLTSTKSVKFSSCLKSLNPFLDTNGIIRVGGRLEHANVSPDTKHPILIPKKHPFTAMLVRHVHEINFHSGCQATLSFIRRRFWPLNGRDAVRNILRQCIPCFRANPPIPSNQMGNLPAPRVTPSRVFSNCGLDYAGPFLLKDGKYRNRKILKCYVCIFVCLSTKAAHIELVSELTTEAFIAAFKRFVSRRGMCTNIYSDNGSNFIGARNQFKEIYEILSSKPIQRHFENTQMQWHFIPARSAHFGGLWEAAVKSVKHHLKRILSTDRYTYEEFMTILTQIEATLNSRPLVPLSSDPNDLEAITPGHFIIGEPLNAAPQLNVDDSKFHHSKRLQHLQKLVQSFWTRWRNDYLHNLHQRNKWQFKKEVKELIGRLVLLRDENSLPQQWALGRITSVHPGTDNIVRVVSVRTKNGIVKRAICKISILPVN; encoded by the coding sequence atgaaattgtctaaGCCCGCAACATCGACCGCCAGTGTCGTATCAAATCATCCTATGACAAATATAAAGCTACCTGACATTAAATTGATAGAATTTAACGGTAGTTATGACAAGTGGACTCAATTCCAAGAAACCTTTGATGCTCTTATCAATCAAAACAAAATGCTCACCGATATTCAAAGGTTTTTCTATCTACAAGGTTCTCTTAAGGGTGAAGCTGCTCAAATAATTGCTTCATTAAATGCAACCGAGGCCAACTATAAAATCGCTTGGGACTTACTTCGGGAACGCTATCAAAATAGGAAAGCTATTATTAATTCGCACATGAAGGCAATTTTTGACTTGCCGAATATTCCTAGAGAATCACACTCGCTCTTGAGAAAATTCTTAGATGAATTCCAGAAACATTTTAGATCCTTGAAAAGCTTAGGTGAAAATGTTGATGAATGGCATACCATATTAATATTTCTACTTAGCTCCAAATTAGATTCGTCAACCAGAAAGGAATGGGAAATCTTCATTAATGACAATAAtactccaaaaattgaaaatttcttatcaTTTCTCGCTCAACGCTGTTCTCTCTTAGAATCTTTGGACACCAAAGCCTATACATCTGACCCAAATAATATATTTAACaagaaatcaagagaaattcGTTCTTACTCTCATTTATCTACAAAAAATAATCTATGCCCTTTATGCAACCAATCCCATTTCATTTATTCATGTAAAGAATTTCTAGACATTCCCATAGAAAAAAGATTTGCTGAGATTAAGCGTCTTAGGTTGTGCTCGAATTGTTTAAGACCTGGACATTCAAATTATTCCTGCAGATCAAAATATTCCTGTCGGTTTTGCCGGAAAAAACATCACACTCTACTTCATGATAACTCGAATGATACCAGCAAAACTCGAATCCATAATCAACCCTCCAGCAATCAGTCTCATACTCATCAAGAGTCCAATTTACCCACGgagaatatttccgaaaatttgCATACTCATTCAGTGGCATCTCAAGTAAGTCACTGTACTTACACAATTCTCTCCACTgcaattctcaatattttagACAGAAACGGAAAAACAATTAAATGCCGAGCTTTACTCGACAGTGGCTCGCAATCAAACTTCATtaccaaaaaattattcgataAGCTGAATTTAGGATATACCTCTGTAAACATACCGATTTCCGGTTTGAGTCAAAATCTCATAAACATTTCCAAACGAGCCACAATCCAATCCCAATCTATATGTAACAATTACACTTTCAAATTGCCTTATCTcataattgataaaatcacCGGCCTTACACCTCAACAGAAAATACCTCtaagccatttcaaatttcCAGGCAATATCTGTCTTGCCGACCCAACATTTCATATACCTTCTGATATTGACATGCTCCTAGGTGCTGGCATATTCTTTGATCTACTTTCTAGTGGACAAATCAAATTGGGTAAAGGGCTACCCATACTTCAGGAAACAAAGCTAGGCTGGATAATATCCGGACCTTTGTCCATCCTTCCACCCGCTTCCACGAACTCTTCTTTTCTATCAACGTCAAAGAATATACAGTTACAAGATTTTTGGCAGATCGAGGAAAACTTTGCAGGTCAACAATTCAGTACCAAAGAAGAAGCTGAGTGTGAATCTCATTTCTCTGAAACCTTCACAAGAGACAATACCGGAAGATTCACAGTTAGTTTACCCTTAAAGGAAAATTACCCCAAATTAGGTGACTCTGAAGAAACAGCCATCAACAGATTCCACGCGATCGAAAGAAAACTCGATAAAAACCCTGAACTCAAGGCACAATATTCTGAATTTATTGCTCAATATCAAAATTTAGGTCATATGACTAAAATTAATCGCAATCATCAAAGTCAATATCCTATTTATTATCTGCCACATCATTCAGTAATGAAACATGATAGCACAACAACGAAGCTTAGAGTAGTTTTTGATGCTTCTGCAAGAACCACTTCAGGCATCTCGTTAAATGATGTTCTTAAAGTTGGCCCAACGATTCAAAATGATCTCTTCACCATAATATTGCGTTTTAGACAACACAATTTTGTATTAATTGGCGACATTAGTATGATGTATCGCCAGGTCAATATTAATCCTGAGCAACGTAGTCTCCAACGAATATTATGGCGGGATCATCCCAATCAAGAGCTATCACATTACGAGCTAAATACAGTTACCTATGGAACTGCTTCCGCAAGTTTCCTTTCTACACGTTGTCTCAAACAGATCGCCCTAGAAAATCAAATCACATTTCCTGTTGAATCAAACATTATCTCAAATGATTTTTATGTTGATGATCTCCTTACAGGCGCCGAAACAACAGAAAATCTAATTCTGATACGAAAAAATTTAGTCAACATGCTTAAGGGCGCAGGTTTTGAATTGCGAAAGTTCAGTTCCAACGAACCAACTATCCTTACTGATCTTTGTGGGCCAGAAGGAAATTCCATCAAACATCTCGTTAACGAATCGCAAAGTACGAAAACTTTGGGAATTTCTTGGAACTCCACATCAGACTGCTTCATCTATAACTCACAATTGTCCCTTGATTATCCGAATCCAGTTACGAAGAGGAACATCTTGTCAACCATTTCTCAAATCTTTGACCCTCTAGGTCTCCTTGGTCCTGTCATAGTTCAAGCAAAAATTTTACTCCAGCAGCTATGGCTGGCCAATCTCAATTGGGATGATCCTATTCCAACTAATCTTTACAAGGCTTGGATTCACTTTTGTAAACAACTCCAAAGAGCCAAAATTCTGGAGATCCCCCGTCATGTCATTCAAGGAGAACCGATTAGTGTACAAATACACGGATTTTGTGATGCATCTATTCAGGCATATGGCGCATGCATATATTTGAGATCGCAAAATCGCAATGGTCATATACAAACCAATCTATTATGTGCGAAATCACGCGTTGCCCCTCTCAAGACCATTTCCCTTCCTAGACTAGAGTTGTCAGGTGCCTTACTAGTATCAAAGCTAGTAAAAAAGGTGATCCAGTCCATGAACCTCAACTTTGAGTCAGTTTACTATTGGACTGATTCAACCATTGTCTTAGCATGGTTGAGTGCCGAACCTCGTACATGGAAAACTTTTGTGAGCAATAGAatttctgaaatccaaggtcTATCTGACACCAATAACTGGAATCATGTACCTTCAAAGGAAAATCCTGCTGATATTATTTCTAGAGGGATCAATCCTACCGATCTTGAAGGTGCTGATTTGTGGTGGCATGGGCCACATTTTCTATCTAAATCTTCAGATAATTGGCCACAAGAACGTCACATTTCGAACTATTCGCGTACAGCTTCAACACTTGACGAATATAATCAAAACAACACTTTCATGCTAATGTCAGGTGACAATTTCATTTTCGAAAGATTCTCAAACTATTCTAAGATGATACGTGTCATAACTTATTGTTTGAGATTCGCTAAAAAATCAAGAGGAAAACAAGATACTGAAATAAAGTCACTAAAAATAAATCCCTTTGAGTGGCAAAACACGGAAAATTTGCTGCTCAAACTCGTTCAAGCCCAGTGTTTCACCGATGATTTGAAAGATTTAACATCTACGAAATCGGTCAAGTTTTCCAGTTGTCTGAAATCTTTAAACCCCTTTTTAGACACTAATGGCATAATCCGAGTGGGAGGCAGATTGGAACATGCAAATGTTAGTCCCGATACTAAGCATCCTATTCTCATTCCGAAAAAACACCCCTTTACAGCGATGCTAGTGCGGCATgttcatgaaattaattttcattctgGCTGTCAGGCAACCCTTTCCTTTATAAGAAGGAGGTTCTGGCCATTAAATGGTCGCGATGCGGTACGTAATATACTCCGTCAATGCATACCATGTTTCAGAGCCAACCCACCAATACCTTCGAATCAAATGGGCAACCTTCCTGCTCCACGCGTAACCCCTTCTCGCGTTTTCTCTAATTGTGGTCTTGACTATGCTGGACCATTTCTTTTGAAAGATGGAAAATATAGAAATCGGAAAATCCTAAAATGTTACGTATGTATATTCGTGTGCCTGTCTACAAAGGCGGCTCATATTGAACTCGTGAGTGAACTAACGACTGAAGCGTTTATAGCAGCATTCAAGCGATTTGTATCTAGGCGAGGAATGTGTACGAATATTTATTCAGATAATGGATCCAACTTCATTGGAGCCAGAAATCAATTCAAGGAAATATACGAAATTCTATCCAGTAAGCCAATACAAAGGCATTTTGAAAATACTCAAATGCAGTGGCATTTTATACCTGCTCGTTCAGCCCACTTTGGAGGGCTTTGGGAGGCCGCTGTGAAATCGGTAAAGCATCACCTCAAACGTATTTTATCCACCGATCGTTATACTTATGAAGAGTTTATGACTATACTAACTCAAATAGAAGCTACTCTAAACTCGCGTCCTCTCGTTCCCTTATCCTCTGACCCCAATGACCTCGAGGCGATCACTCCAGGACACTTCATCATCGGAGAACCATTGAATGCCGCTCCTCAACTCAACGTCGATGACTCTAAGTTTCATCACTCCAAAAGATTACAGCACTTGCAAAAACTCGTACAAAGTTTTTGGACCAGATGGAGGAATGATTACCTACATAATCTCCATCAAAGAAACAAGTGGCAATTCAAGAAAGAAGTCAAGGAGCTGATAGGCAGACTCGTACTCCTCCGTGATGAAAATTCCTTACCTCAGCAGTGGGCCTTGGGAAGAATCACCTCTGTACATCCCGGAACAGACAATATTGTTCGTGTTGTTAGTGTCCGTACCAAGAACGGAATTGTGAAAAGGGCAATTTGCAAAATAAGCATCTTGCCAGTGAATTGA